In the Manis javanica isolate MJ-LG chromosome 12, MJ_LKY, whole genome shotgun sequence genome, one interval contains:
- the PLEKHA3 gene encoding pleckstrin homology domain-containing family A member 3 isoform X3, producing the protein MELIIPGEQHFYMKAVNAAERQRWLVALGSSKACLSDTRARKEKEISETSESLKTKMSELRLYCDLLMQQVHTIQEFVHRDENHSSPSTENMNEASSLLSATCNTFITTLEECVKIANAKFKPEMFQLSRPDALVFPVSPSPVQMMKRSVSHPGSCSSERSSHPTKEPVSTLHRLSQRRRRTYSDADSCNDIPPEDSDRPVHCSRNTLNGDLASTTIPEESRLMAKKKSESEDPLPSFSS; encoded by the exons ATGGAATTAATCATTCCAGGAGAGCAGCATTTCTACATGAAGGCAGTGAATGCAGCTGAGAGACAGAGGTGGCTGGTTGCTCTGGGGAGCTCCAAAGCCTGTTTGAGTGATACTAGggccagaaaagaaaaag aAATTAGTGAAACCAGTGAATCTCTGAAAACCAAAATGTCTGAACTTCGCCTCTACTGTGACCTCCTCATGCAGCAAGTTCATACAATCcaagaatttgttcaccgtgATGAGAATCATTCGTCACCCAGCACAGAG AACATGAATGAAGCCTCTTCTCTGCTTAGTGCCACATGTAATACATTCATCACAACGCTGGAGGAATGTGTGAAGATAGCGAATGCCAAGTTCAAACCCGAGATGTTTCAGCTCTCCCGTCCGGACGCCTTAGTTTTTCCTGTGTCGCCCTCTCCTGTTCAGATG atgAAGCGTTCCGTCAGTCACCCTGGTTCTTGCAGTTCAGAGAG GAGTAGCCATCCTACAAAAGAACCAGTGTCTACACTTCACCGACTTTCTCAGCGACGCCGAAGAACCTACTCGGACGCAGACTCTTGTAATGATATTCCTCCTGAAGACTCAGATA GACCTGTTCACTGTTCAAGAAATACACTTAATGGAGATTTGGCATCAACAACCATTCCTGAAGAAAGCAGACTTATggccaaaaaaaaatctgagtcaGAAGACCCTCTTCCATCCTTCTCTTCCTGA
- the PLEKHA3 gene encoding pleckstrin homology domain-containing family A member 3 isoform X1, with protein sequence MEGVLYKWTNYLTGWQPRWFVLDNGILSYYDSQDDVCKGSKGSIKMAVCEIKVHSADNTRMELIIPGEQHFYMKAVNAAERQRWLVALGSSKACLSDTRARKEKEISETSESLKTKMSELRLYCDLLMQQVHTIQEFVHRDENHSSPSTENMNEASSLLSATCNTFITTLEECVKIANAKFKPEMFQLSRPDALVFPVSPSPVQMMKRSVSHPGSCSSERSSHPTKEPVSTLHRLSQRRRRTYSDADSCNDIPPEDSDRPVHCSRNTLNGDLASTTIPEESRLMAKKKSESEDPLPSFSS encoded by the exons ATGGAGGGGGTTCTGTACAAGTGGACCAACTATCTCACAG GTTGGCAGCCTCGCTGGTTTGTTTTGGATAATGGAATCTTGTCCTACTATGATTCACAAGATGATGTTTGCAAAGGGAGCAAAGGAAGTATAAAGATGGCAGTTTGTGAAATTAAAG TCCATTCAGCAGACAACACAAGAATGGAATTAATCATTCCAGGAGAGCAGCATTTCTACATGAAGGCAGTGAATGCAGCTGAGAGACAGAGGTGGCTGGTTGCTCTGGGGAGCTCCAAAGCCTGTTTGAGTGATACTAGggccagaaaagaaaaag aAATTAGTGAAACCAGTGAATCTCTGAAAACCAAAATGTCTGAACTTCGCCTCTACTGTGACCTCCTCATGCAGCAAGTTCATACAATCcaagaatttgttcaccgtgATGAGAATCATTCGTCACCCAGCACAGAG AACATGAATGAAGCCTCTTCTCTGCTTAGTGCCACATGTAATACATTCATCACAACGCTGGAGGAATGTGTGAAGATAGCGAATGCCAAGTTCAAACCCGAGATGTTTCAGCTCTCCCGTCCGGACGCCTTAGTTTTTCCTGTGTCGCCCTCTCCTGTTCAGATG atgAAGCGTTCCGTCAGTCACCCTGGTTCTTGCAGTTCAGAGAG GAGTAGCCATCCTACAAAAGAACCAGTGTCTACACTTCACCGACTTTCTCAGCGACGCCGAAGAACCTACTCGGACGCAGACTCTTGTAATGATATTCCTCCTGAAGACTCAGATA GACCTGTTCACTGTTCAAGAAATACACTTAATGGAGATTTGGCATCAACAACCATTCCTGAAGAAAGCAGACTTATggccaaaaaaaaatctgagtcaGAAGACCCTCTTCCATCCTTCTCTTCCTGA
- the PLEKHA3 gene encoding pleckstrin homology domain-containing family A member 3 isoform X2 — protein sequence MEGVLYKWTNYLTVHSADNTRMELIIPGEQHFYMKAVNAAERQRWLVALGSSKACLSDTRARKEKEISETSESLKTKMSELRLYCDLLMQQVHTIQEFVHRDENHSSPSTENMNEASSLLSATCNTFITTLEECVKIANAKFKPEMFQLSRPDALVFPVSPSPVQMMKRSVSHPGSCSSERSSHPTKEPVSTLHRLSQRRRRTYSDADSCNDIPPEDSDRPVHCSRNTLNGDLASTTIPEESRLMAKKKSESEDPLPSFSS from the exons ATGGAGGGGGTTCTGTACAAGTGGACCAACTATCTCACAG TCCATTCAGCAGACAACACAAGAATGGAATTAATCATTCCAGGAGAGCAGCATTTCTACATGAAGGCAGTGAATGCAGCTGAGAGACAGAGGTGGCTGGTTGCTCTGGGGAGCTCCAAAGCCTGTTTGAGTGATACTAGggccagaaaagaaaaag aAATTAGTGAAACCAGTGAATCTCTGAAAACCAAAATGTCTGAACTTCGCCTCTACTGTGACCTCCTCATGCAGCAAGTTCATACAATCcaagaatttgttcaccgtgATGAGAATCATTCGTCACCCAGCACAGAG AACATGAATGAAGCCTCTTCTCTGCTTAGTGCCACATGTAATACATTCATCACAACGCTGGAGGAATGTGTGAAGATAGCGAATGCCAAGTTCAAACCCGAGATGTTTCAGCTCTCCCGTCCGGACGCCTTAGTTTTTCCTGTGTCGCCCTCTCCTGTTCAGATG atgAAGCGTTCCGTCAGTCACCCTGGTTCTTGCAGTTCAGAGAG GAGTAGCCATCCTACAAAAGAACCAGTGTCTACACTTCACCGACTTTCTCAGCGACGCCGAAGAACCTACTCGGACGCAGACTCTTGTAATGATATTCCTCCTGAAGACTCAGATA GACCTGTTCACTGTTCAAGAAATACACTTAATGGAGATTTGGCATCAACAACCATTCCTGAAGAAAGCAGACTTATggccaaaaaaaaatctgagtcaGAAGACCCTCTTCCATCCTTCTCTTCCTGA